In one Musa acuminata AAA Group cultivar baxijiao chromosome BXJ2-5, Cavendish_Baxijiao_AAA, whole genome shotgun sequence genomic region, the following are encoded:
- the LOC135611893 gene encoding protein TRACHEARY ELEMENT DIFFERENTIATION-RELATED 7A-like, whose translation MAFVPPRMPPRPFAPPPPKVSPSIPPPPNRRSPPPPPSPSKQTPPPPPRRRPPPPPPPKKAPPPPTRRSPPPPPPPKKAPPPPPRRMAPPPPKLPPLQPPPAPVRPPPLVPPPPSPNHTVIIVVFVSLGGLLLLACLAAALFCCIKKRKKKMAFAVDVADRVNVHETVVPGPHGQQLATRSIDEDIKVHEVFKKGAVTGEASLSEPASGKQRSSSTIGGAGAPVTGRHHLLWHKG comes from the coding sequence ATGGCCTTCGTCCCGCCTCGAATGCCACCGCGTCCATTTGCGCCACCTCCTCCAAAGGTATCCCCGTCTATACCACCTCCGCCGAATCGCCGtagccccccccccccaccctcacCTTCGAAGCAAACACCACCTCCACCACCTCGCCGCAGACCCCCGCCACCCCCACCTCCGAAGAAAGCGCCACCGCCACCAACTCGCCGCAGCCCCCCGCCACCCCCACCTCCGAAGAAagcgccaccaccaccgccaagaAGGATGGCCCCGCCTCCGCCGAAGCTGCCACCGCTACAGCCGCCTCCGGCACCCGTCCGCCCTCCACCACTGGTGCCGCCGCCACCGAGCCCGAACCACACCGTCATCATCGTCGTGTTCGTCTCCCTCGGCGGCCTTCTCCTCCTCGCATGCCTCGCGGCGGCACTGTTTTGCTGCatcaagaagagaaagaagaagatggcGTTCGCCGTGGACGTGGCGGACCGTGTGAATGTCCACGAGACTGTCGTTCCAGGACCCCATGGCCAACAACTGGCGACCCGGTCGATCGACGAAGATATCAAAGTCCATGAGGTGTTCAAGAAGGGCGCGGTGACCGGTGAAGCTTCACTTAGTGAGCCTGCATCGGGGAAACAACGCTCGAGCAGCACGATCGGCGGCGCTGGCGCTCCTGTGACGGGTCGCCACCACCTTCTCTGGCACAAAGGCTAG